One part of the Glycine soja cultivar W05 chromosome 11, ASM419377v2, whole genome shotgun sequence genome encodes these proteins:
- the LOC114373802 gene encoding nucleolar protein 58-like yields MAAYDEENESRFRITYFRRRRLRNQLLLLTPPRTPEIILHKPRMTDDDSEEDIEREEKFCLEEKVDSKEKKAHAEESVNMFEKIKPKMTEDDSEEDKQTEEKFTLKKKEVEGKEKEG; encoded by the exons ATGGCAGCTTATGACGAAGAAAATGAAAGTAGATTTAG AATTACGTATTTTCGTCGGCGGCGTCTTCGTAATCAATTATTGCTCTTGACTCCGCCACGAACACCTGAAATCATTCTGCACAAg CCTAGAATGACTGATGATGATAGCGAAGAAGACATTGAGAGGGAAGAGAAGTTCTGTTTAGAAGAAAAAGTTGACAGCAAGGAGAAAAAGGCTCATGCAGAAGAGTCTGTGAACATGTTTGAGAAAATAAAG CCTAAAATGACTGAGGATGATAGTGAAGAAGACAAGCAGACGGAAGAAAAGTTcaccttgaaaaaaaaagaagttgaagggaaggaaaaagaaggcTAA